From a region of the Tenggerimyces flavus genome:
- the tuf gene encoding elongation factor Tu, which translates to MAKAKFERTKPHVNIGTIGHIDHGKTTLTAAITKVLHDKYPDVNPFYAFDQIDKAPEEKQRGITITIAHVEYQTEKRHYAHVDCPGHADYIKNMITGAAQMDGAILVVAATDGPMPQTREHVLLARQVGVPYIVVALNKSDMVDDEEILELVELEVRELLNEQEFPGDDAPVVRVSALKALEGDAEWGEKILELMAAVDESVPEPTREIEKPFLMPVEDVFTITGRGTVVTGRVERGILKAGAEVEIVGIKDASTKTIVTGVEMFRKILDEARAGENVGLLLRGTKREEVERGQVIVQPGTTTPHTDFEAQVYILSKEEGGRHTPFFNNYRPQFYFRTTDVTGVVHLPEGTEMVMPGDNTEMRVELIQPIAMEETLTFAIREGGRTVGSGRVTKVLK; encoded by the coding sequence GTGGCGAAGGCGAAGTTCGAGCGCACCAAGCCGCACGTCAATATCGGCACCATTGGGCACATCGACCACGGGAAGACCACGCTCACCGCGGCGATCACCAAGGTGCTGCATGACAAGTACCCGGATGTGAACCCCTTCTACGCCTTCGACCAGATCGACAAGGCGCCGGAAGAGAAGCAGCGCGGCATCACGATCACGATCGCGCACGTGGAGTACCAGACCGAGAAGCGCCACTACGCGCACGTGGACTGCCCGGGTCACGCGGACTACATCAAGAACATGATCACCGGCGCGGCCCAGATGGACGGCGCGATCCTCGTGGTCGCGGCGACCGACGGTCCGATGCCCCAGACGCGTGAGCACGTGCTGCTCGCCCGTCAGGTCGGCGTGCCGTACATCGTCGTGGCTCTGAACAAGTCCGACATGGTCGACGACGAGGAGATCCTCGAGCTGGTCGAGCTCGAGGTCCGGGAGCTGCTCAACGAGCAGGAGTTCCCCGGCGACGACGCTCCGGTCGTTCGCGTCTCGGCGCTGAAGGCGCTCGAGGGCGACGCCGAGTGGGGCGAGAAGATCCTCGAGCTCATGGCCGCCGTGGACGAGTCGGTCCCGGAGCCCACGCGCGAGATCGAGAAGCCGTTCCTCATGCCCGTCGAGGACGTCTTCACGATCACCGGTCGCGGCACGGTCGTGACCGGCCGAGTCGAGCGCGGCATCCTCAAGGCCGGCGCTGAGGTCGAGATCGTCGGCATCAAGGACGCGTCGACCAAGACGATCGTCACCGGCGTCGAGATGTTCCGCAAGATCCTCGACGAGGCTCGCGCGGGTGAGAACGTCGGCCTGCTGCTTCGTGGCACCAAGCGCGAAGAGGTCGAGCGTGGCCAGGTCATCGTGCAGCCGGGTACCACCACGCCGCACACCGACTTCGAGGCGCAGGTCTACATCCTGTCGAAGGAAGAGGGCGGACGGCACACGCCGTTCTTCAACAACTACCGCCCGCAGTTCTACTTCCGTACGACGGACGTGACCGGCGTGGTGCACCTCCCCGAGGGCACCGAGATGGTCATGCCGGGTGACAACACCGAGATGCGCGTTGAGCTGATCCAGCCCATCGCCATGGAGGAGACGCTGACCTTCGCGATCCGCGAGGGTGGCCGTACGGTCGGCTCCGGCCGGGTCACCAAGGTTCTCAAGTAG
- the rpsJ gene encoding 30S ribosomal protein S10, translated as MAGQKIRIRLKAYDHEVIDSSAKKIVETVTRTGAKIAGPVPLPTEKNVFCVIKSPHKYKDSREHFEMRTHKRLIDIIDPTPKTVDSLMRLDLPAGVDIEIKL; from the coding sequence ATGGCGGGACAGAAGATCCGCATCAGGCTCAAGGCCTACGACCACGAGGTCATCGACAGCTCGGCGAAGAAGATCGTCGAGACGGTGACGCGTACGGGCGCCAAGATCGCCGGGCCGGTTCCGCTGCCCACCGAGAAGAACGTCTTCTGCGTGATCAAGTCGCCGCACAAGTACAAGGACAGCCGCGAGCACTTCGAGATGCGGACCCACAAGCGGCTCATCGACATCATCGACCCGACGCCGAAGACAGTCGACTCGCTCATGCGTCTCGACCTGCCTGCCGGTGTCGACATCGAGATCAAGCTCTGA
- the rplC gene encoding 50S ribosomal protein L3: protein MSTVKEGRKQRGLLGEKLGMTQLWDEQNKLIPVTVVQAGPCVVTQVRTPDTDGYSGVQIAFGAIDPRKVNKPDSGHFAKAGVTPRRHVIELRTPDASEYTTGQELTAEVFEAGQIVDVTGQSKGQGFAGVMKRHGFHGLRASHGVERKHRSPGSIGACATPGRVFRGQKMAGRMGGERVTTQNVKVHAVDVDKGLILLRGAVPGARGSVVLIRNAAKVVAK from the coding sequence ATGAGCACCGTGAAAGAGGGCCGCAAGCAGCGCGGCCTGCTGGGCGAGAAGCTCGGCATGACCCAGCTCTGGGACGAGCAGAACAAGCTCATCCCGGTCACCGTGGTCCAGGCCGGACCCTGCGTCGTGACGCAGGTCCGTACGCCGGACACCGACGGCTACTCGGGTGTGCAGATCGCGTTCGGCGCGATCGACCCCCGCAAGGTCAACAAGCCCGACTCGGGGCACTTCGCGAAGGCGGGCGTGACGCCGCGGCGGCACGTGATCGAGCTGCGTACTCCCGACGCGTCGGAGTACACGACCGGTCAGGAGCTCACCGCTGAGGTGTTCGAGGCCGGCCAGATCGTCGACGTCACCGGGCAGAGCAAGGGCCAGGGTTTCGCCGGCGTCATGAAGCGGCACGGCTTCCACGGTCTGCGCGCGAGCCACGGCGTCGAGCGCAAGCACCGTTCGCCGGGCTCCATCGGCGCCTGCGCCACTCCGGGCCGCGTGTTCCGCGGTCAGAAGATGGCCGGCCGGATGGGCGGCGAGCGCGTCACCACGCAGAACGTGAAGGTGCACGCGGTCGACGTCGACAAGGGCCTGATCCTGCTCCGCGGCGCCGTCCCCGGCGCGCGTGGCTCGGTCGTCCTCATCCGCAACGCCGCGAAGGTGGTGGCCAAGTGA
- the rplD gene encoding 50S ribosomal protein L4 produces MTSVDVLNETGAKAGSVDLPDEIFDVQVNIPLIHQVVVGQQAAARQGTASTKTRGQVRGGGAKPYRQKGTGRARQGSRRAPQFAGGGVVHGPSPRSYDQRTPKKMKAAALRGALSDRARNGRVHVVTGLVGTELPSTKAAAAAIAAITSRRHVLVVLDRDDELGWKSLRNVPNVHLIVPDQLNTYDVLTSDDVVFTAAAFQEFSGIEVVAEKAAPAKKAAAKKAAAKKTADSDPEEGGETDATMVEAAPAKKAAAAKKTAKKAAAKKTADKPAEKEEEGDE; encoded by the coding sequence GTGACCAGCGTCGACGTACTGAACGAGACCGGCGCCAAGGCCGGCTCCGTGGACCTCCCGGACGAGATCTTCGACGTCCAGGTGAACATCCCGCTGATCCACCAGGTGGTCGTCGGCCAGCAGGCCGCGGCCCGCCAGGGGACGGCGTCCACCAAGACCCGCGGCCAGGTCCGCGGCGGTGGCGCGAAGCCGTACCGGCAGAAGGGCACCGGCCGCGCCCGGCAGGGCTCGCGGCGTGCGCCGCAGTTCGCCGGCGGTGGTGTGGTGCACGGCCCGTCGCCGCGCTCGTACGACCAGCGGACCCCCAAGAAGATGAAGGCCGCCGCGCTCCGCGGCGCCCTGTCGGACCGGGCTCGCAACGGCCGGGTGCACGTGGTGACCGGACTGGTCGGCACGGAGCTCCCGTCGACCAAGGCCGCCGCTGCCGCGATCGCCGCGATCACGTCCCGCCGCCACGTGCTGGTGGTGCTGGACCGCGACGACGAGTTGGGCTGGAAGAGCCTGCGGAACGTCCCGAACGTGCACCTGATCGTTCCGGACCAGCTCAACACCTACGACGTGTTGACGTCCGACGACGTGGTGTTCACCGCGGCGGCGTTCCAGGAGTTCTCCGGCATCGAGGTCGTCGCCGAGAAGGCAGCGCCGGCCAAGAAGGCCGCCGCGAAGAAGGCAGCGGCCAAGAAGACCGCGGACTCCGATCCCGAAGAGGGTGGCGAGACCGACGCGACGATGGTCGAGGCTGCGCCGGCGAAGAAGGCCGCAGCAGCTAAGAAGACCGCCAAGAAGGCTGCGGCGAAGAAGACCGCTGACAAGCCGGCTGAGAAAGAAGAGGAGGGTGACGAGTGA
- the rplW gene encoding 50S ribosomal protein L23 translates to MSAIHKDHRDVLLAPVISEKSYGLLDQNKYTFLVHPDANKTEIKIAVEKVFNVKVTDVNTLNRQGKKRRTRFGTGTRKSTKRAIVTVQDGQRIDIFGGPVS, encoded by the coding sequence GTGAGCGCCATTCACAAGGACCACCGCGACGTCCTCCTCGCGCCGGTGATCAGCGAGAAGAGCTACGGCCTCCTCGACCAGAACAAGTACACGTTCCTCGTGCACCCCGATGCCAACAAGACCGAGATCAAGATCGCGGTCGAGAAGGTGTTCAACGTCAAGGTCACCGACGTGAACACCCTCAACCGGCAGGGCAAGAAGCGCCGCACGCGGTTCGGAACGGGGACGCGCAAGAGCACCAAGCGGGCGATCGTGACCGTCCAGGACGGGCAGCGGATCGACATCTTCGGCGGACCAGTGAGCTAG
- the rplB gene encoding 50S ribosomal protein L2, translated as MAIRKYKPTTPGRRGASVSDFAELTRSTPEKSLLRPLAKKGGRNNSGKITTRHQGGGHKRAYRLIDFKRYDKDGVPAKVAEIEYDPNRTANIALLHYADGEKRYILAPASLKQGQQIENGPSADIKPGNNLPLRNIPVGTTIHAIEMRPGGGAKIARSAGASVQLQAREGSMATLRMPSGEQRMVDVRCRATVGEVGNAEQSNISIGKAGRNRWKGKRPSVRGVAMNPVDHPLGGGEGKSSGGRHPVSPWGKPEVRTRKSKPSDRLIIRRRRSGKHR; from the coding sequence ATGGCTATCCGTAAGTACAAGCCGACGACCCCGGGTCGTCGTGGCGCGAGCGTCTCGGACTTCGCCGAGCTCACGCGTTCGACCCCGGAGAAGTCGCTGCTGCGCCCGTTGGCGAAGAAGGGCGGCCGGAACAACTCCGGCAAGATCACGACGCGTCACCAAGGTGGCGGTCACAAGCGCGCGTACCGGCTGATCGACTTCAAGCGGTACGACAAGGACGGCGTGCCGGCCAAGGTCGCGGAGATCGAGTACGACCCCAACCGCACGGCGAACATCGCGCTGCTGCACTACGCCGACGGCGAGAAGCGCTACATCCTGGCGCCCGCGAGCCTGAAGCAGGGACAGCAGATCGAGAACGGCCCGAGCGCGGACATCAAGCCCGGCAACAACCTGCCGCTGCGCAACATCCCGGTCGGCACCACGATCCACGCGATCGAGATGCGGCCCGGCGGTGGCGCCAAGATCGCCCGGTCCGCCGGTGCGTCGGTGCAGCTGCAGGCGCGCGAGGGCTCGATGGCCACGCTGCGGATGCCCTCAGGCGAGCAGCGCATGGTCGACGTACGGTGCCGCGCGACCGTCGGTGAGGTCGGCAACGCCGAGCAGAGCAACATCTCGATCGGCAAGGCCGGCCGGAACCGCTGGAAGGGCAAGCGCCCGTCCGTGCGTGGTGTGGCGATGAACCCCGTCGACCACCCGCTCGGTGGCGGTGAGGGCAAGTCGTCCGGTGGTCGGCACCCGGTGTCGCCGTGGGGCAAGCCCGAGGTCCGCACCCGCAAGTCGAAGCCCAGTGATCGGCTCATCATTCGTCGCCGCCGCTCTGGTAAGCACCGCTAA
- the rpsS gene encoding 30S ribosomal protein S19 has product MPRSLKKGPFVDGHLIKKVVVQNDKGTKQVIKTWSRRSMIVPAMLGHTIAVHDGRKHVPVFVTEAMVGHKLGEFAPTRTFRGHEKDDRRSRRR; this is encoded by the coding sequence ATGCCACGTAGCCTCAAGAAGGGCCCCTTCGTGGACGGCCACCTGATCAAAAAGGTGGTGGTCCAGAACGACAAGGGGACCAAGCAGGTCATCAAGACCTGGTCCCGACGCTCGATGATCGTGCCGGCCATGCTGGGCCACACGATCGCGGTGCACGACGGTCGCAAGCACGTTCCGGTCTTCGTGACCGAGGCGATGGTCGGCCACAAGCTCGGCGAGTTCGCCCCGACTCGGACCTTCCGCGGTCACGAGAAGGACGACCGTAGGAGCCGGCGCCGGTGA
- the rplV gene encoding 50S ribosomal protein L22, with amino-acid sequence MEAPVQARAVARHVRVSPTKARRVVDLIRGLPTEDAVAILRFAPQAASEPVRKVLESAVANAEHNLQLDAGALRVAIAFVDEGGTLKRWRPRAQGRVTPIHKRGCHITVIVEPVEEPEADTKAAKKTAKKAPAKKAQANRRAR; translated from the coding sequence ATGGAAGCCCCCGTCCAGGCACGGGCGGTCGCGCGGCACGTACGTGTGTCGCCGACCAAGGCCCGTCGGGTCGTCGACCTCATTCGAGGTCTGCCGACCGAGGATGCGGTCGCGATCCTGCGGTTCGCGCCGCAGGCCGCGAGTGAGCCCGTACGCAAGGTGCTGGAGAGTGCGGTGGCCAACGCCGAGCACAACCTCCAGCTCGACGCGGGCGCGCTCCGCGTGGCCATCGCGTTCGTCGACGAGGGCGGGACGCTCAAGCGCTGGCGTCCTCGCGCGCAGGGTCGGGTCACCCCGATCCACAAGCGTGGTTGCCACATCACCGTGATCGTGGAGCCGGTCGAGGAGCCTGAGGCCGACACCAAGGCGGCCAAGAAGACCGCCAAGAAGGCACCGGCCAAGAAGGCGCAAGCGAACAGGAGGGCCCGGTAG
- the rpsC gene encoding 30S ribosomal protein S3: MGQKVNPHGFRLGITTDHKSRWYADKLYKDYVGEDVSIRRLLTKGMERAGISKVEIERTRDRVRVDIHTARPGIVIGRRGAEADRIRADLEKLTEKQVQLNILEVKNPEVDAQLVAQAVAEQLASRVAFRRAMRKGMQSAQKAGALGIRIQCSGRLGGAEMSRSEFYREGRVPLHTLRADIDYGFYEARTTFGRVGVKVWIYKGEVPVSRAEREKLQAEARANAQRRPSGGDRDRGDRGGRGGRGGGGGGRGGDRGGRGGQGGQGGGQGGQRGGGDNAGAQQPQAQAPAPAATEAPSAGQEG, encoded by the coding sequence GTGGGACAGAAGGTCAACCCGCACGGGTTCCGGCTGGGTATCACGACCGACCACAAGAGCCGTTGGTACGCCGACAAGCTCTACAAGGACTACGTCGGCGAGGACGTGTCGATCCGCCGCCTGCTCACCAAGGGCATGGAGCGGGCCGGCATCTCCAAGGTCGAGATCGAGCGCACCCGGGACCGGGTCCGCGTCGACATCCACACCGCGCGTCCGGGCATCGTCATCGGCCGCCGTGGTGCGGAGGCCGACCGTATCCGCGCGGACCTGGAGAAGCTCACCGAGAAGCAGGTGCAGCTGAACATCCTCGAGGTGAAGAACCCCGAGGTCGACGCGCAGCTCGTCGCTCAGGCCGTGGCCGAGCAGCTGGCGAGTCGGGTCGCGTTCCGCCGCGCCATGCGTAAGGGCATGCAGAGCGCCCAGAAGGCCGGCGCGCTCGGTATCCGGATCCAGTGCTCGGGACGACTCGGTGGCGCGGAGATGTCGCGCTCGGAGTTCTACCGCGAGGGTCGGGTGCCGCTGCACACGCTGCGTGCCGACATCGACTACGGCTTCTACGAGGCCCGTACGACCTTCGGCCGCGTCGGCGTGAAGGTCTGGATCTACAAGGGCGAGGTTCCGGTGTCCCGGGCCGAGCGCGAGAAGCTGCAGGCCGAGGCCCGCGCCAACGCGCAGCGCCGTCCGAGCGGCGGCGACCGTGACCGTGGCGACCGCGGTGGTCGCGGCGGCCGTGGTGGCGGCGGCGGTGGCCGTGGTGGCGACCGCGGTGGTCGCGGCGGTCAGGGCGGTCAGGGTGGTGGCCAGGGTGGTCAGCGCGGCGGTGGCGACAACGCCGGCGCTCAGCAGCCCCAGGCACAGGCTCCGGCTCCGGCGGCAACCGAGGCCCCGAGCGCAGGACAGGAGGGCTGA
- the rplP gene encoding 50S ribosomal protein L16 — protein MLIPRRFKHRKQHTPKRGGMAKGGTTLAFGDYGIQALEGHFVTNRQIESARIAMTRHIKRGGKVWINIFPDRPLTKKPAETRMGSGKGSPEWWIANVKAGRVMFELSGVPEGIAREALRRAIHKLPMKCRFVKREAGDL, from the coding sequence GTGCTGATCCCGCGGCGGTTCAAGCACCGCAAGCAGCACACGCCCAAGCGTGGCGGCATGGCCAAGGGCGGTACGACGCTGGCGTTCGGTGACTACGGCATCCAGGCACTGGAAGGCCACTTCGTCACCAACCGGCAGATCGAGTCCGCGCGTATCGCGATGACCCGGCACATCAAGCGTGGCGGAAAGGTGTGGATCAACATCTTCCCCGACCGCCCGCTGACCAAGAAGCCGGCCGAGACCCGGATGGGTTCCGGTAAGGGTTCGCCCGAGTGGTGGATCGCGAACGTGAAGGCTGGCCGCGTGATGTTCGAGCTCTCCGGCGTGCCGGAGGGGATCGCCCGCGAAGCTTTGCGGCGCGCGATCCACAAACTTCCTATGAAGTGCAGGTTCGTGAAGAGAGAGGCGGGTGACTTGTGA
- the rpmC gene encoding 50S ribosomal protein L29: MATVSKATELRNLEELELVDKLKEAKEELFNLRFQAATGQLESHGRLKIVRREIARIYTVMRERELGITTAPTAETTEGAA; this comes from the coding sequence ATGGCAACGGTTTCGAAGGCCACCGAGCTCCGCAACCTCGAGGAGCTCGAGCTCGTCGACAAGCTGAAGGAAGCCAAGGAGGAGCTGTTCAACCTCCGCTTCCAGGCGGCGACCGGCCAGCTCGAGAGCCACGGCCGGCTCAAGATCGTCCGCCGGGAGATCGCGCGGATCTACACGGTGATGCGCGAGCGCGAGCTCGGCATCACGACCGCGCCGACCGCTGAGACGACGGAGGGTGCCGCATGA
- the rpsQ gene encoding 30S ribosomal protein S17: MSANEEVTTATAVADTDKRGFRKTREGLVVSDKMDKTVVVVVEDRVKHALYGKVMRRTHRLKAHDEANECGVGDRVLLMETRPLSATKRWRIVEILEKAK; this comes from the coding sequence ATGAGCGCTAACGAAGAAGTAACGACGGCGACCGCTGTGGCGGACACCGACAAGCGTGGCTTCCGCAAGACCCGTGAGGGCCTCGTGGTGAGCGACAAGATGGACAAGACCGTTGTCGTCGTAGTCGAGGACCGTGTGAAGCACGCCCTCTACGGCAAGGTCATGCGGCGTACTCACCGACTCAAGGCGCACGACGAGGCCAACGAGTGCGGTGTCGGCGACCGGGTGCTCCTGATGGAGACCCGTCCGCTGTCCGCCACCAAGCGTTGGCGCATCGTCGAGATCCTCGAGAAGGCCAAGTAA
- the rplN gene encoding 50S ribosomal protein L14 encodes MIQQESRLKVADNTGAKEILCIRVLGGSGRRYAGIGDVIVATVKDAIPGGNVKKGEVVKAVIVRTVKERRRPDGSYIKFDENAAVLLRGNDNEPRGTRIFGPVGRELREKRFMRIISLAPEVL; translated from the coding sequence GTGATCCAGCAGGAGTCGCGACTCAAGGTCGCCGACAACACGGGTGCGAAGGAGATTCTCTGCATCCGCGTGCTCGGTGGCTCTGGCCGGCGCTACGCGGGAATCGGAGACGTCATCGTCGCGACCGTCAAGGACGCGATCCCCGGCGGCAACGTGAAGAAGGGCGAGGTCGTCAAGGCGGTCATCGTCCGCACGGTGAAGGAACGCCGCCGCCCGGATGGCTCGTACATCAAGTTCGATGAGAACGCCGCGGTGTTGCTGCGCGGCAACGACAACGAGCCCCGTGGCACCCGCATCTTCGGACCCGTCGGACGCGAGCTGCGCGAGAAGCGGTTCATGCGGATCATCTCGCTCGCCCCGGAGGTGTTGTGA
- the rplX gene encoding 50S ribosomal protein L24, translated as MARVKSLHIKKGDVVRVLAGRDRGVEGKVISVDTTRSRVFVEGANRVKRHTKVVQASGRQGTTGGIVTQEASIPVSNVTLLVEVEGKKVPTRVGYERREVEKTRADGTTYTGYRNVRIATKTGEEI; from the coding sequence ATGGCACGGGTGAAGTCCCTGCACATCAAGAAGGGCGACGTCGTCCGGGTCCTCGCAGGCCGGGACCGCGGCGTCGAAGGCAAGGTGATCAGCGTCGACACGACACGCTCTCGCGTGTTCGTCGAAGGCGCCAACCGCGTCAAGCGGCACACCAAGGTCGTCCAGGCCAGCGGTCGTCAGGGTACGACCGGCGGCATCGTGACGCAGGAGGCCTCGATTCCGGTCTCGAACGTCACCTTGCTGGTCGAGGTCGAAGGCAAGAAGGTGCCGACCCGCGTCGGCTACGAGCGCCGTGAGGTCGAGAAGACGCGCGCGGACGGCACCACGTACACCGGTTATCGCAATGTGCGCATCGCGACGAAGACCGGCGAGGAGATCTGA